A genome region from Actinomycetota bacterium includes the following:
- the atpE gene encoding F0F1 ATP synthase subunit C yields MEGSLTAIGKGLAYGLAAIGPGIGIGIVGGKALEAMARQPEMAGRIQTTMFIAIAFTEALALLGFVLTFLL; encoded by the coding sequence GTGGAAGGTTCCCTCACCGCCATTGGCAAGGGTCTCGCGTACGGCCTCGCAGCAATCGGCCCGGGCATCGGCATCGGTATCGTCGGCGGCAAGGCACTTGAGGCCATGGCGCGCCAGCCCGAGATGGCCGGTCGTATCCAGACCACGATGTTCATCGCCATCGCGTTCACCGAGGCTCTCGCTCTCCTCGGCTTCGTCCTGACGTTCCTGCTCTAG
- the atpF gene encoding F0F1 ATP synthase subunit B, giving the protein MFTPILLASEAAATSEASGGLASKLGAVYPNPADIWPTWVAFLILFFVLYKFALPPILAMLDKRAATIIESLERAEQTKVEAERLLDEYKQQMAEARGDASKVIDQGRKVAESMKEEIIAKANEEAAGIVAKAREAIQSEKKAAVAELQASVADLTVAVAGKLIGEKLSAADHAKLIDRYVAEVGGLNDN; this is encoded by the coding sequence GTGTTTACACCGATACTGCTGGCCAGCGAGGCCGCGGCGACTTCTGAGGCGTCGGGCGGTCTTGCGTCGAAGCTGGGGGCGGTTTACCCGAACCCGGCCGACATCTGGCCGACGTGGGTTGCGTTTCTCATCTTGTTCTTCGTGCTCTACAAGTTCGCGCTTCCGCCGATTCTGGCGATGCTCGACAAGCGCGCCGCGACCATCATCGAGTCCCTCGAGCGTGCCGAGCAGACCAAGGTCGAGGCCGAGCGGCTGCTCGATGAGTACAAGCAGCAGATGGCCGAGGCCCGCGGAGACGCGAGCAAGGTCATCGACCAGGGCCGCAAGGTGGCCGAGTCGATGAAGGAAGAGATCATCGCCAAGGCCAACGAAGAGGCCGCAGGCATCGTCGCGAAGGCTCGCGAGGCGATTCAGTCGGAGAAGAAGGCCGCCGTGGCCGAGTTGCAGGCATCAGTCGCCGATCTCACGGTCGCCGTTGCAGGCAAGCTCATCGGCGAGAAGCTCTCCGCCGCTGACCACGCGAAGCTCATCGACCGCTACGTCGCAGAGGTGGGCGGCCTGAATGACAACTAG
- the atpH gene encoding ATP synthase F1 subunit delta, whose protein sequence is MTTSEITGTYGRALFDLANAANAVDAADAALRTIAETVRGSVQLRDTLADSTIPADKKRDIMCELFAGVESPEAVAVASAMVERGLVASLGGMLAAFGAIAEAERGIVVAEVTTAVTMADETRASLVQKLTATLGRPVSLREKVDASIVGGIRINVAGRVLDGSLSAQLDAMRAALATSSQGGEA, encoded by the coding sequence ATGACAACTAGCGAGATCACAGGGACCTACGGGCGGGCCCTCTTCGACCTCGCGAACGCTGCCAACGCGGTCGACGCTGCCGACGCCGCTCTCCGCACGATTGCGGAGACGGTTCGAGGCAGTGTCCAGCTGCGCGACACGCTGGCCGATTCGACCATCCCGGCAGACAAGAAGCGTGACATCATGTGCGAGCTGTTCGCCGGTGTCGAGTCGCCCGAAGCGGTTGCAGTCGCGTCGGCTATGGTAGAGCGCGGCCTGGTGGCCTCGCTTGGTGGCATGCTCGCGGCATTCGGCGCCATCGCCGAGGCCGAGCGTGGCATCGTGGTCGCCGAGGTGACCACTGCCGTCACCATGGCCGATGAGACCCGTGCGTCACTGGTCCAGAAACTGACCGCCACACTCGGGCGTCCCGTCTCGCTTCGCGAGAAGGTCGACGCCTCGATAGTGGGCGGTATCCGCATCAACGTTGCCGGTCGCGTGCTCGACGGGAGCCTCTCGGCTCAGCTCGACGCGATGCGTGCCGCGCTTGCGACGTCTTCGCAGGGAGGTGAGGCATAG